One Rhizobium sp. NRK18 genomic window carries:
- a CDS encoding TAXI family TRAP transporter solute-binding subunit — translation MISRFVCALMVASIAYVNSAWAEPVTIASAGQGSSTYNFAVAISKAVSEYAGDVDLRPQPYDSTSQASTFVNGGQVDFGLENAIAIRQAMLGEGRFKDHKLSDLRLVARLVPLRMTLAVRADSGIKSLADLRGKRLPAGFPQAVTGEALITAMLSTGGLGYGDVQSVQVANFTAMAEAFVDGDLDAFIHVIGTPRDEQVSRDVNGIRPLQLGSTNSARSGVKMVLPVADLYLLQPQPGLTTISEATEILQYDYFVYTNAGESEANVMALLNSLYDGKATMVQSVASLNWFQPEDMYLDIGLPYHPAAEKFYREHGMLQ, via the coding sequence ATGATTTCACGTTTTGTCTGCGCTTTGATGGTTGCATCAATAGCATATGTAAACAGTGCTTGGGCAGAGCCTGTTACAATAGCAAGTGCTGGTCAAGGTTCTTCCACGTATAATTTCGCTGTCGCCATCAGTAAAGCCGTCAGTGAATACGCTGGCGATGTTGATCTGAGGCCGCAACCTTATGATAGCACCAGTCAGGCGAGTACATTCGTCAACGGTGGTCAGGTAGATTTTGGTTTGGAGAATGCGATCGCCATTCGGCAGGCCATGCTCGGGGAGGGGCGCTTCAAGGATCACAAATTGTCGGATCTGCGGCTCGTGGCGCGTCTGGTGCCACTCAGAATGACGCTGGCGGTTCGGGCGGACAGTGGCATCAAATCCCTCGCTGACTTAAGGGGCAAAAGGTTACCTGCCGGCTTTCCACAGGCCGTTACGGGGGAGGCGCTTATTACCGCTATGCTGTCAACGGGTGGACTTGGGTACGGCGACGTGCAGTCTGTACAGGTCGCCAATTTTACAGCAATGGCGGAAGCGTTCGTCGATGGGGATTTGGACGCCTTCATTCACGTAATCGGCACTCCACGCGATGAGCAGGTCTCGCGCGACGTCAACGGAATCCGACCATTACAGTTGGGGTCAACTAATAGTGCGCGCAGTGGCGTGAAGATGGTTTTGCCAGTAGCGGACCTTTATCTCCTTCAGCCCCAGCCTGGCTTGACGACGATCAGCGAAGCCACTGAAATCCTTCAATACGACTATTTCGTATACACAAATGCTGGAGAGTCCGAGGCCAATGTTATGGCTCTGCTAAACTCGCTTTATGATGGCAAGGCGACGATGGTACAGTCTGTCGCCAGTCTCAATTGGTTTCAGCCGGAAGACATGTATCTCGACATAGGTCTCCCCTATCATCCCGCTGCAGAAAAGTTTTACCGTGAGCACGGTATGCTGCAGTGA
- a CDS encoding alpha/beta fold hydrolase: MASEVISSPGRASVASRSELLLPNAYSEPETEVDRLVCKIISDISRVAPVGMDDDFYDLGGDSLMGEQISMEIQRLAGREFPMSKLFECPTPRLISNFLAGGQTVEADTSADKKVIFVVHGRGGYTAPRPQFYSGLSESTKLVMFELPGLDGGQKSPRTIRDVAEAYVAQIERDYPVGPVRLAAFCVGGVIAIEMARQLQALERDIAGIVLLDPRVPERLLDRHKALRKVESNPEAIAPKILYRLNYGPLGEGENNLFDRLRDALLMTLRFIAYYIQEHWKLHIARRGDLARYQHLKLKLAPRVWLIAAYRFIWPSTYHGHVHVLASEQREGRIKSPGSIWDRLIPNRTIEIVARKHGDIGDANAKEVAARMDAILQAP; this comes from the coding sequence ATGGCATCCGAAGTTATCTCCTCTCCTGGCCGTGCATCCGTGGCAAGCCGTTCGGAACTGTTGCTGCCAAATGCTTACTCGGAACCCGAAACCGAAGTTGATCGCTTGGTCTGCAAGATCATCTCCGATATCTCGAGGGTTGCCCCGGTAGGAATGGATGACGATTTCTACGATCTCGGTGGCGACTCCCTGATGGGCGAACAGATAAGCATGGAAATCCAACGTCTGGCCGGCCGCGAATTTCCGATGTCCAAATTGTTCGAGTGCCCCACACCCCGGTTGATTTCGAACTTTCTGGCGGGTGGTCAAACTGTTGAAGCGGACACTAGCGCAGACAAAAAGGTCATTTTCGTTGTTCACGGACGTGGTGGCTATACGGCGCCAAGGCCACAATTTTACTCTGGCCTGAGTGAGAGCACGAAGCTGGTGATGTTCGAATTGCCGGGCCTCGATGGTGGCCAAAAGTCTCCTCGGACGATACGTGACGTTGCCGAGGCCTATGTGGCCCAGATTGAGCGCGATTATCCCGTGGGACCGGTCCGCTTGGCTGCATTTTGTGTCGGCGGGGTGATCGCAATTGAAATGGCGAGGCAGCTGCAGGCACTGGAGAGAGATATCGCGGGCATTGTGCTGCTGGATCCACGGGTCCCTGAACGATTGCTCGACCGTCACAAGGCTCTTCGCAAAGTTGAGAGCAATCCTGAGGCGATCGCACCGAAGATCCTGTACCGGCTTAATTATGGACCTCTGGGGGAAGGCGAGAACAATCTATTCGACCGGCTCAGAGACGCATTGCTAATGACCTTACGCTTCATTGCATATTACATTCAGGAACACTGGAAATTGCACATAGCTCGACGCGGCGATCTGGCTCGATATCAACACCTTAAGCTCAAGTTGGCACCACGCGTATGGCTGATTGCTGCCTATCGGTTCATTTGGCCTTCAACCTATCATGGCCACGTTCATGTTCTTGCGTCTGAACAACGGGAGGGCAGGATAAAATCGCCAGGATCCATCTGGGATCGCCTTATTCCAAATCGGACGATAGAGATTGTTGCGCGCAAGCATGGCGACATTGGCGATGCGAATGCGAAAGAGGTTGCCGCTCGAATGGATGCAATCCTTCAAGCGCCCTGA
- a CDS encoding class I adenylate-forming enzyme family protein, translating into MRLQSSTNLADVFYALASRYQDRIAITSAGRQLSFAGLTEEAARWGRTLSQEGLGPGDQIGIALRDGLETIVAILATWMIDAVAVPIDFRTRGEERTRLMSEFDLKIVVEDRRHLAADYQSILCDKDWAARVAKQSSTPLERNSDQSYPAFISLTSGTTGRPIGIVMGHRTLLLRSLGYGLETNYPADGAFLNAYPLSFSASRNHTLGQLLRGATVHFHPPIFSPGELIENVNRIGATFLFAVPATVTAMLGVANTTNVPVMPSLQVLYCGGSGMLPDEKRRAIQELSPGFLHCFSSSISGTCSVLSGQDVLTHSHTDGRVLPSVRLEVVDEEDRVMPPGEVGSMRVRSHGMAEGLYHNTVRDTGDKLRDGWAYTGDLARLSGDGFLSVVGRTTDLIIRSGANVHPAEVEYVLSGMDGIREVAVTGFSVGSGNEEIAAFVVCDPELSQGALEAHCRVQLAPDKRPRHFIFVDTLPRNANGKLLRRDLRERLEKDMRSAD; encoded by the coding sequence ATGCGACTGCAGAGCAGCACAAATCTCGCCGATGTTTTTTACGCTCTCGCTTCGCGTTATCAAGACCGGATCGCAATAACATCTGCGGGGAGGCAACTGTCTTTCGCAGGATTGACAGAGGAAGCTGCCCGATGGGGCAGGACATTGAGTCAAGAAGGCCTGGGGCCCGGCGACCAGATTGGAATCGCACTTCGCGACGGTCTGGAAACGATCGTTGCAATTCTCGCTACCTGGATGATCGATGCTGTTGCCGTTCCAATTGACTTTAGGACGCGCGGTGAGGAGCGGACGCGCTTGATGTCCGAATTCGATCTTAAGATCGTCGTGGAAGACAGGCGCCATCTGGCGGCCGATTATCAATCAATTTTATGCGACAAGGATTGGGCCGCGAGAGTGGCGAAGCAGTCTTCAACTCCTTTGGAAAGAAATTCTGATCAAAGTTATCCTGCGTTTATCTCGCTGACCTCAGGGACAACCGGTCGGCCGATCGGCATTGTTATGGGGCATCGAACTCTTTTGCTGCGGTCACTTGGTTATGGCCTGGAAACAAACTATCCCGCCGATGGCGCATTCCTGAATGCTTATCCACTTTCTTTTTCCGCATCGCGCAATCACACCCTCGGACAGCTTTTGCGTGGCGCTACAGTTCATTTCCACCCGCCCATATTCAGTCCGGGTGAATTGATCGAAAACGTCAATCGGATCGGTGCGACATTCCTGTTTGCAGTTCCGGCGACCGTCACGGCCATGCTTGGGGTAGCTAATACGACCAATGTGCCCGTGATGCCGAGTTTGCAAGTGCTATATTGTGGTGGGTCAGGAATGCTGCCAGATGAAAAACGAAGGGCTATTCAGGAACTCAGCCCTGGATTCCTGCACTGCTTTTCTTCAAGCATATCGGGCACCTGCTCCGTATTGTCCGGTCAGGATGTGCTAACGCACAGTCATACGGATGGCCGCGTGCTTCCTTCTGTGAGATTGGAGGTCGTGGATGAAGAAGATCGAGTCATGCCACCTGGTGAGGTTGGATCGATGAGGGTGCGAAGCCATGGAATGGCGGAAGGACTCTACCACAACACCGTACGCGACACCGGCGACAAACTAAGAGATGGTTGGGCATATACGGGAGATCTTGCCCGCCTCTCTGGAGATGGCTTTCTTTCCGTCGTTGGACGAACAACGGATTTGATTATCCGAAGCGGCGCCAACGTTCATCCCGCAGAGGTAGAGTATGTCCTTTCCGGCATGGATGGAATTCGGGAGGTGGCTGTCACTGGATTTTCCGTTGGGTCTGGGAATGAAGAGATTGCCGCTTTTGTGGTTTGCGATCCGGAACTGTCTCAGGGGGCACTTGAAGCCCATTGCCGAGTGCAGCTTGCCCCGGACAAGCGACCGAGGCATTTTATTTTTGTCGATACTCTTCCCCGCAACGCGAATGGTAAGTTGCTGCGCCGCGATCTTCGTGAGCGATTGGAAAAAGATATGCGCTCGGCGGATTGA
- a CDS encoding nucleotidyltransferase family protein, producing MSDTGNRPMPRFPNADWAWPRGSLDQLLQAVLLPDGGVALSVFRLWLQQNDIDHVSFREHRLLAAIAARFGKALSDCPEYPRLVGLQRMLWTRSRMALKETLPTLARMADSGLPVMLIKGASRIAINPVDQKARISHDVDIMVPREDLRRAVGLLKADGWESASGHSMTLVMARADWIRSANFMLGHFGDIDLHGFAFHSQNADPVQDEAIWSHALKADFFGVPVLVPDAADRLAIALAHGGLDAHTHSDWLVDCAAAIRDGAVDWTRFLEIVAVRRLTVVAEVAFTYLAQRMEVSIPAHVLERLASTGGRHSLSRYSALLQVKPRSDWGRMSAFARGVAKQLRLRSDRRQVASTFPRIPRGRLAWRGMPSPVEAAADVTTGLSVVNIPAGGGWFDLVAEIDVEAPAVRRRMELELNSATRHVVRLRARKWRRSEGWLRIRFAGTVWLAPDDGELTLESRPGKFLRQGETGPLADRYRALPFVVRRFGLTFVMD from the coding sequence ATGAGTGACACTGGCAACCGGCCGATGCCGCGCTTTCCGAATGCCGACTGGGCATGGCCGCGTGGAAGCCTCGACCAGCTTCTCCAGGCGGTCCTGCTTCCGGATGGCGGCGTGGCCCTTTCCGTTTTCAGGCTCTGGCTGCAACAGAACGATATCGATCATGTCAGTTTCCGGGAGCATCGCCTGCTTGCCGCGATCGCTGCGCGCTTCGGCAAGGCCTTGAGCGATTGTCCGGAATATCCGCGTCTGGTCGGGCTGCAGCGTATGCTGTGGACGCGCTCGCGCATGGCGCTCAAGGAAACATTGCCGACGCTGGCACGGATGGCCGACAGCGGTCTGCCGGTGATGCTGATCAAGGGCGCAAGCCGTATCGCCATCAACCCCGTCGATCAGAAGGCCCGCATATCGCACGATGTCGATATCATGGTGCCCAGGGAGGACCTGAGGCGTGCCGTGGGTCTTCTGAAGGCCGATGGTTGGGAATCCGCCTCCGGCCATAGCATGACCCTTGTGATGGCGCGGGCCGATTGGATCCGCTCTGCGAATTTCATGCTCGGCCATTTCGGCGATATCGACCTGCACGGCTTCGCCTTCCATTCTCAGAATGCCGACCCCGTACAGGACGAGGCGATCTGGTCTCATGCCCTCAAGGCAGACTTCTTTGGCGTTCCGGTTCTCGTCCCGGATGCCGCCGACCGTCTGGCGATCGCGCTCGCCCATGGCGGTCTGGACGCACACACGCACAGTGACTGGCTGGTCGATTGCGCGGCCGCGATCCGCGATGGTGCGGTCGATTGGACGCGGTTTCTGGAGATTGTTGCCGTGCGCCGGCTGACGGTCGTCGCCGAGGTTGCCTTTACCTACCTTGCGCAAAGAATGGAGGTTTCCATTCCCGCCCATGTGCTGGAGAGGTTGGCGTCAACCGGCGGCAGGCATTCCCTGTCGCGCTATTCGGCCCTGCTTCAGGTCAAGCCGCGTTCGGACTGGGGGCGCATGTCAGCCTTTGCCAGGGGCGTGGCAAAGCAGCTGCGGCTTCGCTCCGATCGGCGCCAAGTCGCGAGTACGTTTCCGAGAATCCCGAGGGGACGCCTTGCATGGCGTGGCATGCCGTCACCTGTGGAAGCCGCCGCGGATGTCACCACCGGCCTGTCGGTCGTAAACATTCCAGCCGGTGGCGGCTGGTTCGATCTGGTTGCGGAGATCGATGTGGAGGCCCCGGCGGTGCGCAGGCGCATGGAACTGGAGCTCAATTCCGCCACCCGGCACGTCGTTCGCCTGCGCGCCAGAAAATGGCGTCGATCGGAAGGATGGCTTAGAATTCGCTTTGCCGGAACCGTGTGGCTTGCGCCGGACGACGGCGAACTCACCCTTGAGTCCCGCCCCGGCAAATTCCTGCGGCAGGGCGAGACCGGACCCCTGGCCGACCGCTACCGCGCGTTGCCATTCGTTGTACGCCGTTTTGGGCTGACATTCGTCATGGATTGA
- a CDS encoding glycosyltransferase family 2 protein: MWSYGVAIPAFNAAETIGETLASVLAQSVPPAAIVVVDDGSTDETAQIAHGFGPAVEVIRQANSGPGAAASLAMASLRTDLIATVDADDLWLEDKMEKQIAAMQADRGIDALFCRQRQFRHGATDRTAGEERDGLNRSSMLIHRRVFETVGRLIDPPGNRGDMVDWLARAREAGFRLEMLPEVLVLRRIIPGSLSHGRDITKDRGYLLVARRAMERRKAMQKASEEPQ; encoded by the coding sequence ATGTGGTCTTACGGCGTAGCCATACCCGCCTTCAATGCAGCGGAGACGATCGGCGAAACGCTGGCCTCGGTGTTGGCGCAGAGCGTGCCGCCGGCCGCGATCGTGGTCGTTGACGATGGCTCGACGGACGAGACGGCGCAGATCGCGCACGGGTTTGGTCCTGCCGTGGAGGTCATCCGTCAGGCCAATAGCGGACCGGGCGCGGCAGCCTCCCTCGCAATGGCCTCGCTTCGCACCGATCTGATTGCGACGGTGGACGCGGACGATCTCTGGCTGGAAGACAAGATGGAGAAGCAGATCGCCGCCATGCAGGCCGATCGCGGAATAGATGCGCTGTTCTGCAGGCAGCGGCAATTCCGCCACGGCGCGACCGACAGGACGGCGGGAGAAGAGCGCGACGGCCTCAATCGGAGCAGCATGCTCATCCATCGCCGGGTCTTCGAGACGGTGGGACGGTTGATTGACCCGCCGGGCAACCGCGGCGATATGGTCGACTGGCTCGCGCGCGCCAGGGAGGCGGGCTTCCGGCTGGAAATGCTTCCCGAAGTTCTTGTCCTGCGGCGGATCATCCCCGGCAGTCTCTCTCATGGCCGGGATATCACGAAGGACAGGGGATATCTGTTGGTTGCGCGGCGGGCGATGGAACGCCGCAAGGCCATGCAGAAGGCGTCGGAAGAGCCGCAATGA
- a CDS encoding glycosyltransferase family 2 protein yields MKLTVIVPTYNRAAFLPYALKSIVLQKNAADLDVLVVDDGSTDGTSDVLAEMCAAEPCIRVIATENRGVAAARNVGLTNLLDETELVTFLDSDDLMPQGRIAADIVHFREEPAIDMTYGRMLIVESVDYDTMAPTAGCRRADVRSIHLASGLYRRSFLDKVGLVDERFIQAEDTDYILRLFDALPNYRLTETCCLYYLRHDGNMTRRHAESRKYFMLALHKSVQRRRANPLLGARKLEFDVKALGEVDIY; encoded by the coding sequence ATGAAGCTCACCGTCATCGTTCCCACCTACAACCGAGCGGCGTTTCTGCCTTACGCATTGAAATCGATCGTCCTGCAGAAGAACGCCGCGGACCTCGACGTGCTGGTGGTCGATGACGGCTCAACGGACGGGACAAGCGATGTCCTTGCCGAAATGTGTGCGGCCGAGCCGTGCATTCGCGTGATCGCGACGGAAAACCGGGGTGTGGCGGCGGCCCGCAATGTCGGGCTGACCAATCTGCTTGACGAAACGGAATTGGTGACATTTCTCGATTCAGACGACCTCATGCCGCAGGGCCGCATCGCCGCTGACATCGTGCATTTTCGCGAGGAACCTGCCATCGACATGACGTACGGACGCATGCTCATCGTCGAAAGTGTAGATTACGATACTATGGCGCCGACCGCAGGATGCCGCAGGGCCGACGTCAGGAGCATTCATCTTGCAAGTGGGCTCTACCGTCGCTCCTTCCTCGATAAGGTCGGACTGGTCGACGAGCGGTTCATACAGGCGGAGGACACCGATTACATATTGCGGCTCTTCGATGCCTTGCCGAACTACAGGCTTACGGAGACATGCTGTCTTTACTACCTTCGTCACGACGGCAACATGACCCGGCGTCACGCGGAATCCCGCAAATATTTCATGCTGGCCTTGCACAAGTCGGTGCAACGCCGCCGCGCCAATCCCCTGCTCGGCGCCAGGAAATTGGAGTTTGACGTCAAGGCTCTCGGAGAGGTGGATATCTACTGA
- a CDS encoding serine kinase codes for MTTVEDELDVQVLKVGERSVLRFAEYAFSFFDSAFARSPEGFSFRLADDTFEVRGHNPDFINVIRNGLAWEPAGHAASPCRILLTDRTNPLLPIAPELLSPYFRERHVERSLSGTRYRMHLFPDIGFWQFHDLEEDRAIQFSETPAGFPAWEPGSPLRNFLSWHFSRSGRRLIHAGTLGENGVGILLAGSGGSGKSGTVLSGLCGGLESVGDDYVLASSDDVIRAYPLFSAIKQDPAGLKRVGLEETPAASGPLNWQGKHLIPLAGLHQPQMRKSIEIRAMCLPKITGGERTVIRPTDAKQAFLALTPSVVTQVPGDRDQNFAFCGTVSRRLPAFAIDLGRDPEEVCAAITTFIRSLA; via the coding sequence TTGACGACCGTCGAAGACGAGCTTGACGTTCAGGTCTTAAAGGTCGGCGAGCGCAGCGTGCTGCGTTTCGCCGAATATGCATTCTCGTTTTTCGACAGCGCCTTCGCTCGGTCTCCTGAAGGCTTTTCATTCCGGCTTGCCGACGACACATTCGAGGTCAGGGGACACAATCCGGATTTCATTAACGTCATTCGCAACGGTCTCGCCTGGGAGCCGGCCGGCCATGCCGCTTCGCCATGCCGCATTCTTTTGACGGACCGGACCAATCCCCTGCTGCCGATCGCCCCGGAACTTCTGTCTCCCTACTTTCGCGAGCGGCACGTGGAACGCAGCCTCTCCGGGACGCGCTACAGGATGCATCTTTTTCCGGATATCGGCTTCTGGCAGTTCCATGACCTGGAGGAGGATCGGGCGATTCAGTTCTCCGAAACGCCAGCGGGCTTCCCCGCCTGGGAGCCGGGATCGCCGTTGCGGAACTTTTTATCCTGGCATTTCTCTCGTTCGGGCCGGCGTTTGATACATGCAGGCACGCTGGGCGAAAACGGGGTAGGCATACTGCTTGCCGGCAGTGGAGGCTCGGGAAAGTCGGGCACCGTGCTTTCCGGCCTCTGTGGCGGACTTGAGAGCGTCGGCGATGACTATGTGCTCGCGTCCTCGGACGACGTGATCCGCGCCTACCCGCTCTTCTCGGCGATCAAGCAGGACCCGGCAGGCCTGAAGCGCGTCGGGTTGGAAGAGACCCCGGCGGCATCGGGACCGCTCAACTGGCAGGGAAAGCACCTCATCCCCCTGGCCGGACTGCATCAACCGCAAATGCGCAAATCGATCGAGATCCGGGCAATGTGCCTGCCGAAGATTACCGGTGGTGAGCGCACCGTCATCCGGCCGACCGACGCGAAGCAGGCATTCCTGGCGCTGACCCCGTCGGTCGTAACCCAGGTGCCCGGTGACCGAGACCAGAATTTTGCCTTTTGCGGCACGGTGAGCCGACGGCTGCCGGCTTTCGCAATTGACCTTGGTCGCGATCCGGAAGAGGTTTGCGCTGCGATCACGACATTCATCCGGAGCCTGGCCTGA
- a CDS encoding PqqD family protein codes for MTHDIADEVLVTVNEDIVFEEFDGDLVVLNLMTGRYFGLNEPARIIWSAISSGYGTAAIAQASGGNGIVVDEFLRRLRDLELLTADASLVPRPSDDILVGMLVNVTAAPTVDAYDDLADLIAADPIHDTEEEAGWPHIKPAARD; via the coding sequence TTGACCCACGACATTGCAGACGAAGTCCTGGTGACGGTCAACGAAGATATTGTTTTCGAAGAGTTCGACGGGGACCTCGTCGTGCTCAATCTGATGACAGGCCGCTACTTCGGCTTGAACGAGCCGGCGAGGATCATCTGGTCGGCCATCAGCAGCGGCTACGGAACGGCAGCCATTGCGCAGGCGTCAGGCGGCAACGGCATCGTCGTGGACGAATTTCTCCGGCGCCTGCGCGATCTCGAGCTGCTGACGGCAGACGCATCGCTGGTACCCCGGCCATCTGACGACATTCTTGTTGGAATGTTGGTCAATGTGACGGCCGCCCCGACTGTCGATGCCTACGATGATCTCGCTGACCTGATCGCTGCCGATCCGATTCACGATACAGAAGAAGAGGCTGGCTGGCCGCACATCAAGCCGGCTGCGAGAGACTGA
- a CDS encoding Re/Si-specific NAD(P)(+) transhydrogenase subunit alpha codes for MYIGSPKETFAGESRVAMTPDSARQLQKLGYECVIETGAGKAAGFSDASYTDAGVTVVDTAEALYAKADVIAKVRPPETDEVARLSAGKTLISFFYPAQNKDLLEASKATGANVIAMDMVPRISRAQKMDALSSMANIAGYRAVIEAGNNFGRFFTGQVTAAGKIPPAKVLVIGAGVAGLAAVGTSVSLGAITYAFDVRPEVAEQIESMGAEFVFLDFEGPAQDGAATGGYAAPSSPEFREAQLKKFREIAPEIDIVITTALIPGRDAPKLWLADMVAAMKPGSVVVDLAAERGGNCDLTVADQKVVSENGVTVIGYTDFPSRMAAQSSTLYSTNIRHMMTDLTPGKDGKLVHNMEDDVIRGATVAYQGEITYPPPPPKIQAIAAQKPKEKAKELTPEEKRAAETAAFKKATRQQVGLLVVGGALILLAGYFAPASFMSHFIVFVLSCFVGFQVIWNVSHSLHTPLMAVTNAISSIIILGALMQIGSGSVLVAVLAALSVLMAGVNIFGGFMVTRRMLAMFQKS; via the coding sequence ATGTACATAGGCTCACCCAAGGAGACCTTTGCCGGGGAGTCGCGCGTCGCGATGACACCCGACAGTGCCAGACAGCTGCAGAAGCTCGGCTATGAGTGCGTGATCGAGACGGGCGCGGGCAAAGCTGCCGGCTTCTCCGACGCAAGCTACACGGACGCCGGCGTAACAGTGGTCGACACTGCCGAAGCGCTTTATGCGAAAGCGGACGTCATCGCCAAGGTCCGTCCTCCGGAAACGGATGAAGTCGCCCGGCTGTCTGCTGGCAAGACATTGATTTCCTTCTTCTACCCGGCGCAGAACAAGGATCTTCTGGAAGCCTCGAAGGCAACGGGCGCGAACGTCATCGCCATGGACATGGTGCCGCGCATCTCGCGCGCCCAGAAGATGGACGCGCTCTCCTCAATGGCCAACATCGCCGGCTACCGCGCCGTGATCGAGGCCGGCAACAATTTCGGCCGCTTCTTCACCGGCCAGGTGACCGCCGCCGGCAAGATCCCGCCGGCCAAGGTGCTGGTCATCGGCGCCGGCGTCGCCGGTCTTGCCGCCGTCGGGACCTCGGTATCGCTCGGTGCCATCACCTACGCCTTCGACGTTCGCCCGGAAGTGGCCGAGCAGATCGAAAGCATGGGCGCCGAATTCGTCTTCCTCGATTTCGAAGGCCCGGCCCAGGACGGCGCGGCGACGGGCGGCTATGCAGCCCCCTCCTCTCCGGAGTTCCGCGAAGCGCAGCTTAAAAAATTCCGCGAGATTGCGCCCGAGATCGACATCGTCATCACCACGGCGCTGATCCCCGGCCGTGACGCGCCGAAGCTCTGGCTTGCCGACATGGTCGCGGCGATGAAGCCCGGCTCGGTCGTCGTCGACCTCGCCGCCGAGCGCGGCGGCAACTGCGACCTGACCGTCGCCGACCAGAAGGTGGTGTCCGAGAACGGCGTCACCGTCATCGGCTATACGGATTTCCCGAGCCGCATGGCCGCACAATCCTCGACCCTCTATTCCACCAATATCCGTCACATGATGACGGACCTGACGCCCGGCAAGGACGGCAAGCTCGTCCACAACATGGAAGACGACGTCATCCGCGGGGCGACGGTGGCCTATCAGGGCGAGATCACTTATCCCCCGCCGCCGCCGAAGATCCAGGCGATCGCCGCGCAGAAGCCGAAGGAAAAGGCCAAGGAGCTGACGCCTGAGGAAAAGCGCGCGGCGGAAACCGCCGCCTTCAAGAAGGCAACGCGCCAGCAGGTCGGTCTGCTGGTCGTCGGTGGCGCGCTGATCCTTCTCGCGGGCTATTTCGCGCCGGCAAGCTTCATGTCGCACTTCATCGTCTTCGTTCTCTCCTGCTTTGTCGGCTTCCAGGTGATCTGGAACGTGTCGCATTCGCTGCACACGCCGCTGATGGCGGTCACGAACGCCATCTCCTCCATCATCATCCTCGGCGCACTGATGCAGATCGGCTCGGGAAGCGTGCTGGTGGCGGTGCTCGCCGCTCTCTCCGTCCTGATGGCGGGGGTCAATATTTTCGGTGGCTTCATGGTCACCCGGCGCATGCTCGCCATGTTCCAGAAGTCGTAA